One Methylocaldum marinum DNA window includes the following coding sequences:
- a CDS encoding SPOR domain-containing protein, translating into MQKFDLLSHLAINLARPVVLCGPNSIGKTTFLRLLETRLAPLAAVCYIAAAPGMSYERILDGMRHVLNRNDPKTLPSSVDLTDLLETCAREHRNLVLLLDDAGALLPGFLDALWQLAGRHSALRLVLSMTSEEALQKPYTDRSAFGEAFLLEIPVLSEDECGLFAHQLRRASLGPITHLGENKAFFKKLYAGSRGIPGKVSEILESSSREPAKTESLAKVRWLTGAGILAGAAAYASFLIFSEQIQAPEESVSEGGLTISNRERTVIASRDREADLEVEFRDSTAPRTDSQSAVTSSSLSERETTKNQSTSESLAVSAVGSGSKDPVEDRKLAEAKVQSEPPGPSAREESRTVPAPRPQREALPNTSVQTDFVREATTKTAESENLTEPRNETPKTSDISMEGLKTAEWLMDQRPDAYTLQIVAVSRLSSVLGLAKQFPPGSELASFRSRKGNNDLYPLFFGIYPTLSAAKDAASALPVSLGRPLPRQMKSVHQEIRRMMPRHLELRSSNDSLVR; encoded by the coding sequence ATGCAAAAGTTCGATTTGCTTTCGCACCTAGCGATCAATCTTGCCCGGCCCGTTGTCCTGTGCGGCCCGAATAGCATCGGCAAAACCACTTTTCTTCGTCTCTTGGAGACGCGCCTGGCTCCGCTTGCCGCGGTTTGCTATATCGCGGCGGCGCCCGGCATGAGCTATGAGCGAATTTTGGACGGGATGCGGCATGTTTTGAACCGGAACGACCCGAAGACGTTACCGTCCAGCGTTGATTTGACTGATTTACTGGAAACCTGTGCTCGGGAACATCGAAATCTGGTGCTGCTACTGGATGATGCCGGGGCTCTCCTGCCCGGATTTCTCGATGCGTTGTGGCAGCTCGCAGGTCGGCATTCGGCCTTGCGTCTGGTACTGTCGATGACTTCCGAGGAGGCTCTGCAAAAGCCCTATACCGATAGGTCGGCTTTTGGCGAAGCGTTTTTGTTGGAAATTCCGGTTTTGTCGGAGGATGAGTGCGGACTTTTTGCCCATCAATTAAGGAGAGCGTCACTTGGACCAATAACGCATCTCGGTGAAAACAAGGCCTTCTTTAAGAAATTGTATGCCGGAAGTCGAGGGATTCCGGGCAAAGTCTCCGAGATTCTCGAATCTTCTTCTCGCGAACCGGCCAAAACGGAGAGCCTCGCCAAAGTTCGTTGGCTTACCGGGGCCGGAATCTTGGCCGGCGCCGCGGCCTATGCGTCTTTTCTGATTTTCTCGGAGCAGATACAAGCGCCGGAAGAGTCGGTTTCCGAGGGCGGTTTGACGATCTCAAATCGGGAAAGGACCGTCATTGCCTCTCGCGACCGGGAAGCGGATCTAGAGGTCGAATTCCGGGACTCCACGGCACCGCGGACTGATTCCCAATCAGCCGTTACATCTTCCTCGTTATCCGAGCGCGAGACGACGAAAAATCAGTCGACTTCGGAATCGTTGGCGGTATCGGCAGTTGGATCGGGCTCGAAAGATCCGGTAGAGGATCGCAAGCTGGCGGAGGCCAAGGTTCAAAGCGAACCGCCGGGGCCTTCGGCCCGGGAAGAATCCAGGACTGTTCCGGCGCCGCGGCCGCAGCGCGAGGCCTTGCCGAACACCTCGGTACAGACCGACTTTGTCAGGGAAGCCACGACGAAGACGGCAGAATCCGAAAATTTGACCGAGCCGCGGAATGAAACTCCGAAAACGTCCGACATCTCGATGGAAGGTCTCAAGACTGCCGAATGGCTAATGGATCAACGTCCGGATGCGTACACCTTGCAAATTGTGGCCGTATCCCGCCTTAGTTCGGTGCTTGGTCTGGCCAAACAATTTCCGCCGGGCAGCGAACTGGCGAGTTTTCGTTCTCGCAAAGGGAACAATGATCTCTATCCGCTCTTTTTCGGGATTTATCCCACTTTGTCGGCAGCAAAAGATGCTGCGTCGGCGCTACCGGTTTCTCTTGGTCGGCCTTTGCCCAGACAGATGAAATCCGTTCACCAGGAGATTCGGCGCATGATGCCGCGACACTTGGAGCTTCGTTCATCGAACGATTCCTTGGTCCGCTGA
- the aroK gene encoding shikimate kinase AroK, which produces MRQTQNIYLIGPMGAGKTTIGRLLAKALDVRFIDSDREIEQRTGVCIPMIFEYEGEEGFRRREAEVLAELCSEDRVVLATGGGSILLAKNRELLHERGFVVYLQCSVEKQLERTHKDSNRPLLKTENPRVKLQELFRVREPLYRSLADLIVDTGTHSSRSAVRQILRAYYRASANL; this is translated from the coding sequence ATGAGACAGACGCAGAATATCTATCTGATCGGACCCATGGGAGCTGGCAAGACGACGATCGGCCGGCTCTTGGCCAAAGCCCTGGATGTCCGGTTTATCGATAGCGATAGGGAAATAGAGCAGCGCACGGGAGTCTGCATTCCCATGATTTTCGAGTACGAAGGTGAGGAAGGTTTTAGGCGGCGGGAAGCGGAAGTTCTGGCCGAGTTGTGCAGCGAGGACCGAGTGGTGCTGGCTACCGGTGGCGGATCAATACTGTTGGCGAAGAATCGGGAGCTGCTGCATGAGCGGGGTTTCGTTGTTTATCTGCAGTGTTCGGTCGAGAAGCAGCTCGAAAGAACGCACAAAGATTCCAACCGGCCACTTCTCAAGACGGAGAATCCCCGGGTGAAATTACAGGAATTATTTCGGGTTCGGGAACCGCTCTATCGTTCTTTGGCCGATTTAATCGTGGACACGGGAACCCATTCCAGCCGCAGCGCCGTACGTCAGATCCTGAGAGCTTATTACCGAGCAAGCGCGAATTTATGA
- the queA gene encoding tRNA preQ1(34) S-adenosylmethionine ribosyltransferase-isomerase QueA, with the protein MRKSDFFFELPEHLIAQYPLPERSASRMLCLDGTTGRIDDRMFIELPELVRPGDILVFNDTKVMPARLFGRKASGGRVEILIERVLDSNSCLAHVRASKAPKTGTELLLDGGFRCVVMGRKDDLFLLMVLDGRTVDEVLNAVGHIPLPPYIDRPDSVSDWERYQTVFAKASGAVAAPTAGLHFDEAMLERLAEKGVEQAFVTLHVGSGTFQPLRVDELAQHRMHSELCEVSPAVVAKINEIRQRGGRVIAVGTTVVRALEAASLEGTLMPNKAETNLFIRPGFQFRCVDAMVTNFHLPESTLLVLVCAFAGYSEVLTAYRHAVERSYRFFSYGDAMFVTRKPYS; encoded by the coding sequence ATGCGCAAGAGTGATTTCTTTTTCGAACTGCCCGAACATCTGATCGCCCAATATCCATTACCCGAGCGTAGCGCGAGTCGAATGCTGTGTCTGGACGGAACGACGGGCAGAATTGATGATCGTATGTTTATCGAGTTGCCGGAGTTGGTCCGTCCGGGAGACATTCTGGTATTTAACGACACGAAAGTGATGCCGGCACGGTTGTTCGGACGCAAGGCGTCCGGCGGCAGGGTGGAGATCTTGATCGAACGGGTGCTCGACTCGAATTCATGCTTGGCACACGTGCGCGCGAGCAAGGCTCCGAAAACGGGAACTGAACTCCTTCTGGACGGCGGTTTTCGATGCGTGGTCATGGGACGGAAAGACGATTTGTTCCTGCTGATGGTTCTCGATGGTCGGACGGTCGATGAGGTTTTGAACGCGGTCGGCCATATTCCCCTGCCACCCTATATCGATCGGCCGGATTCCGTGTCCGATTGGGAGCGTTATCAGACCGTGTTTGCAAAGGCGTCGGGAGCCGTGGCGGCACCTACCGCCGGGTTGCATTTCGACGAAGCTATGCTCGAGCGGCTGGCGGAGAAAGGCGTTGAGCAAGCTTTCGTGACGCTCCATGTGGGCAGTGGCACGTTCCAGCCTTTGAGAGTGGATGAACTGGCCCAGCACAGAATGCATTCGGAGCTCTGCGAGGTCAGTCCGGCGGTGGTGGCAAAAATTAACGAGATTCGGCAGCGCGGCGGACGGGTGATTGCCGTCGGAACGACGGTGGTGAGAGCCTTGGAAGCGGCCTCGCTCGAAGGAACTCTAATGCCGAATAAGGCCGAAACGAACCTCTTTATTCGTCCGGGTTTTCAGTTTCGCTGTGTCGATGCTATGGTGACCAATTTCCACCTCCCGGAATCCACCCTATTGGTCCTGGTATGCGCTTTTGCCGGATATTCCGAGGTTTTGACGGCTTATCGGCATGCCGTAGAGCGCAGTTATCGGTTTTTCAGCTACGGTGATGCAATGTTTGTCACCCGCAAGCCGTATTCATAA
- a CDS encoding NUDIX domain-containing protein: protein MSEHNPWKLIRRREVYENPWIRLDEDEVINPSGGLSIYGRIHFKSQAIGIIPIDGEGNTWLVGQYRYVPDAYFWEIPMGGSPDGEDILETAKRELKEETGLTAKDWHLFMHLHTTNSVTDEEGYVFLAEGLEEGEPDFEETEAISIKKLPLHEAIRMVMDGEITDSISAAGLLKLAYLRNLVPPAITR from the coding sequence ATGTCGGAACACAATCCTTGGAAACTGATCCGCCGTCGGGAGGTCTACGAGAATCCATGGATTCGCCTGGACGAGGACGAAGTGATCAATCCGTCCGGCGGATTGAGTATCTACGGAAGAATCCATTTCAAAAGCCAGGCTATCGGCATCATCCCGATAGATGGTGAGGGCAATACCTGGCTGGTCGGCCAATATCGCTACGTACCCGATGCTTATTTTTGGGAAATCCCCATGGGCGGTTCGCCCGATGGGGAAGACATTTTGGAAACGGCAAAGCGCGAGCTCAAGGAGGAGACCGGCTTGACGGCCAAGGACTGGCACCTTTTCATGCATTTGCATACGACGAATTCCGTTACCGATGAGGAAGGCTATGTTTTCCTTGCGGAGGGCCTGGAGGAGGGTGAGCCGGACTTCGAAGAGACCGAGGCCATCTCCATCAAAAAGCTGCCTTTACACGAAGCAATACGCATGGTCATGGACGGCGAGATCACCGACTCGATCAGCGCTGCCGGCCTGTTAAAACTCGCTTACCTTAGAAATTTGGTTCCTCCCGCAATCACCCGTTGA
- the pilQ gene encoding type IV pilus secretin PilQ produces the protein MSVLKRFDFIAAGLERYKKIAGLVLIGLSLHMSVCRAEGLVLESVDFSILSGDNLQLLLDLSGPASEPRIFHTENPARIALDLPGVTSGLEQKTVPINIGGAQSVQAVESAGRTRVVINLTNMMPYTSKVDGDKILITLQSGNAPMAAANAAPAKPSFIDRPFGGSDRHIENIDFRRGEKGEGRLIVTLSDPKSLVDIHEEGQKVIVRFAETSLPPRLARRLDVLDFATPVRSIDATPEGSHARMVVATVSGEYDYSSYQTDNILTVEFRPLTKAEKEEIKKKNFAYSGDKLTLNFQDIPVRSVLQILADFTNLNIVASDTVQGNVTLRLNDVPWDQALELVLKSKGLGKRQEGNIIRVAPLEEINKQEKEELEAQKVVEDLEPLRTEIIQINYTKAEDIKKVLVGTTERISQSSSDPAGIGGTTASTAISTLDVSQSVLSGRGNVTVDPRTNQLIVKDTARNLERVRDLVRQLDKPIRQVLIESRIVIARNEFLRDLGSRLQVNRLVNARGAEGFGSGGGNRDLIFFPPASGGEKSTKTDVLVDLAANGAATAASGGASALGFTLIKAGDYLLDLELSAAQREGRAETVSNPRLITSDQSKAVIKQGVEIPYQTTVVAGGGQAANITFKQAVLELNVTPHITPDDQVLMELFIRKDEQGVDTPRGPAIDKREIETTAQVANGETVVLGGVYEGVNINNTDKVPFFGDLPGIGYMFRRNSVEDTKRELLVFITPKILKQDLSLR, from the coding sequence CTGGAGTCCGTGGATTTTTCGATCCTGTCGGGAGACAATTTGCAATTGCTGTTGGATTTGAGCGGACCTGCTTCGGAGCCGAGAATCTTCCATACCGAGAATCCCGCTCGGATAGCGCTAGACCTGCCCGGAGTAACCAGCGGTCTGGAACAGAAGACAGTGCCGATCAATATCGGCGGCGCGCAAAGCGTGCAAGCGGTGGAATCGGCTGGACGTACCCGAGTGGTCATCAATTTGACCAACATGATGCCGTATACCAGTAAGGTGGACGGCGATAAGATACTTATCACCCTGCAAAGCGGCAACGCGCCGATGGCTGCCGCCAACGCGGCACCGGCAAAACCGAGCTTCATTGACCGGCCGTTCGGCGGAAGCGACCGGCATATCGAAAATATCGATTTCCGCCGAGGCGAAAAGGGCGAGGGTCGGCTCATCGTGACGCTGAGCGATCCTAAATCCCTGGTCGACATTCACGAAGAAGGGCAGAAGGTCATTGTCCGATTTGCCGAAACGAGTCTGCCGCCGAGATTGGCACGCAGACTCGATGTCCTGGATTTCGCTACGCCTGTGCGCTCGATCGACGCCACACCCGAGGGATCCCACGCGCGGATGGTAGTGGCGACTGTTTCCGGCGAATACGATTACTCCTCCTACCAAACCGACAATATTCTGACGGTGGAATTTCGCCCGTTGACCAAAGCGGAAAAGGAGGAGATCAAGAAGAAGAACTTCGCCTATTCGGGGGATAAGCTGACCCTGAATTTCCAGGACATTCCGGTGCGGTCCGTTCTCCAGATTCTGGCGGATTTCACCAACCTGAACATTGTCGCGAGCGATACCGTCCAGGGTAATGTGACGCTTCGCCTGAACGACGTCCCGTGGGACCAGGCCCTGGAGCTGGTTCTAAAATCGAAGGGCTTGGGCAAGCGGCAGGAAGGGAACATCATTCGCGTCGCGCCTCTGGAGGAGATCAACAAACAGGAGAAGGAGGAACTCGAGGCGCAGAAGGTGGTGGAAGATTTGGAGCCGCTGCGCACTGAAATCATACAGATCAACTACACGAAAGCCGAAGACATCAAGAAGGTCCTGGTCGGCACCACCGAGCGGATTAGCCAATCATCGAGCGATCCGGCCGGCATCGGCGGCACAACGGCTTCAACGGCGATATCGACACTCGATGTGAGCCAGTCGGTTTTATCCGGGCGAGGCAACGTAACCGTCGATCCGAGGACCAATCAGCTGATCGTGAAAGACACCGCGCGCAACTTGGAGCGGGTCCGCGATCTGGTTCGTCAGTTGGACAAACCTATTCGGCAAGTACTTATCGAATCGCGCATCGTCATCGCGAGAAACGAGTTTTTACGGGATCTCGGTAGCCGGCTCCAGGTCAATCGGCTGGTTAACGCGAGAGGTGCGGAGGGTTTCGGCTCGGGGGGCGGAAATCGAGATCTCATTTTCTTCCCGCCGGCCTCGGGGGGCGAAAAATCTACCAAGACCGACGTACTCGTGGACCTCGCAGCCAACGGAGCCGCAACGGCTGCATCGGGAGGCGCGAGCGCCCTTGGATTTACCCTGATCAAAGCGGGCGATTACCTGCTCGATCTCGAATTGTCGGCTGCTCAGCGGGAAGGACGTGCCGAGACCGTGTCCAATCCCCGCCTGATTACGTCGGACCAGTCCAAGGCGGTGATCAAGCAGGGTGTGGAGATTCCCTATCAAACCACGGTGGTGGCGGGCGGCGGCCAAGCGGCCAACATAACCTTCAAGCAGGCGGTGCTCGAACTGAACGTGACGCCGCATATTACGCCCGACGACCAAGTGTTGATGGAGTTGTTTATTCGGAAGGATGAACAGGGTGTCGATACGCCGCGCGGTCCCGCGATCGATAAACGCGAGATTGAAACGACGGCCCAGGTGGCCAATGGAGAAACCGTGGTGCTGGGAGGAGTTTACGAAGGGGTAAACATCAACAACACCGATAAAGTGCCGTTTTTCGGCGATTTGCCCGGAATCGGATATATGTTCCGTAGAAATAGTGTCGAAGATACGAAAAGGGAATTGCTCGTTTTTATTACTCCGAAAATACTTAAGCAAGATCTCTCCCTTCGCTGA
- the hemE gene encoding uroporphyrinogen decarboxylase: protein MNAPRNDCLIRALLRQPTERTPVWMMRQAGRYLPEYRRVREQAGSFMKLCSTPELACEVTLQPLARFRLDAAILFSDILTVPDAMGLGLEFVDGEGPRFRNPVRSAADVHRLSVPDPDSDLRYVMETVRLIQQNLNAGVPLIGFSGSPWTLATYMVEGGGGQDFRKIKGLMYEQPAVLHELLEKLADAVALYLNAQIAAGVDVVMVFDTWGGILPAAHYEEFSLAYAKRVLDSLNRRQADKIIPTIFFTKGGGQWLDAMAETGFDALGLDWTMSVGEARRRAGHKVALQGNLDPMALYAPIDTIRTEVKRILEQFGHGDGHVFNLGHGILPDVDPEHAKAMIEAVYEFSPAFHGR, encoded by the coding sequence ATGAATGCACCTAGAAATGACTGCCTTATCCGTGCGCTATTGAGACAACCCACGGAAAGAACCCCGGTTTGGATGATGCGCCAGGCGGGCCGCTATTTGCCCGAATACCGCCGCGTCCGCGAGCAGGCAGGCAGCTTCATGAAATTGTGCAGTACGCCTGAGCTGGCCTGTGAGGTCACCCTGCAGCCTCTCGCGCGTTTCCGCCTGGATGCGGCCATTTTGTTCTCCGACATTCTCACGGTTCCGGATGCCATGGGTTTGGGCCTGGAGTTCGTCGATGGCGAGGGCCCCCGTTTCAGGAATCCGGTACGCAGCGCAGCCGATGTTCACCGTTTGTCGGTACCCGACCCGGACTCGGACTTGCGCTATGTCATGGAGACCGTCCGCCTGATCCAACAGAATCTGAACGCCGGAGTGCCGCTTATCGGCTTTTCGGGTAGTCCCTGGACCTTGGCGACTTATATGGTCGAAGGCGGTGGGGGGCAGGACTTTCGCAAGATCAAGGGATTGATGTACGAGCAACCCGCCGTTCTCCACGAACTATTGGAAAAATTGGCCGACGCCGTTGCACTTTATCTGAACGCCCAGATCGCGGCGGGTGTGGACGTCGTCATGGTGTTCGACACCTGGGGCGGAATTTTGCCGGCCGCGCATTACGAAGAATTCTCCTTGGCCTATGCCAAACGCGTGCTCGACAGCCTGAATCGGCGCCAGGCGGACAAAATCATACCGACGATCTTCTTTACCAAGGGCGGCGGACAATGGTTGGACGCCATGGCGGAAACGGGGTTCGACGCCTTGGGACTGGATTGGACCATGTCCGTCGGAGAGGCGCGCCGTCGAGCGGGACACAAAGTTGCACTACAAGGTAATTTGGACCCTATGGCTTTATATGCACCAATTGATACCATCCGCACCGAAGTGAAGCGGATTTTGGAGCAATTTGGTCACGGGGACGGACATGTGTTCAATTTGGGGCATGGAATACTACCCGATGTCGATCCGGAGCATGCCAAGGCGATGATCGAAGCCGTGTACGAATTTAGTCCGGCATTTCATGGACGTTGA
- a CDS encoding YkgJ family cysteine cluster protein yields MFELHPRLSQDCIQLGRFPLCRLLLMNESRFPWFILVPERKNVCEIYQVTEVMKCRAGCGACCIAISISSPIPGMPEGKPAGVRCVHLTDDFRCAIWGHPDRPVCCAGLRPAPEMCGTNRDEAQIYLRWLEKATSP; encoded by the coding sequence ATGTTTGAATTGCACCCGCGCTTGTCCCAGGATTGCATTCAATTGGGGCGTTTCCCTCTATGCCGGCTTTTGTTGATGAACGAGAGCCGTTTTCCGTGGTTTATTCTCGTTCCGGAGCGGAAAAATGTCTGCGAAATCTATCAGGTGACTGAAGTCATGAAATGCAGGGCCGGCTGCGGCGCCTGCTGCATCGCCATATCCATCTCCAGCCCCATTCCCGGAATGCCGGAAGGCAAGCCGGCGGGGGTTCGGTGTGTCCATTTGACCGATGATTTCCGTTGCGCGATCTGGGGGCATCCAGACCGGCCGGTTTGCTGTGCCGGTCTTAGGCCGGCTCCGGAGATGTGCGGGACGAATCGCGACGAGGCGCAGATCTATTTGCGCTGGTTGGAAAAAGCGACCAGCCCCTAG
- the aroB gene encoding 3-dehydroquinate synthase, translating to MKTLTVSLDERSYPIYIGSRILESGEILARHLSSSQVMVVTNETVAPLYLDKVKQCLQGKQSAAVILPDGESYKSMESAMTIFDGLLAGKFSRDACIVALGGGVIGDLTGFAAACYQRGVPFIQIPTTLLAQVDSSVGGKTAVNHPRGKNMIGAFYQPLCVLADTSTLDTLADRELSAGLAEVIKYGLIRDFAFFVWLEANIEALLARDADSLAYAIERSCLNKAEVVAEDERESGVRATLNLGHTFGHAIETGMGYGTYLHGEAVAIGMCQAADLSRRLGWLDEDSVERIVSLLRRARLPVKPPVDLAVERYLDLMAVDKKNVAGELRLILLEKIGQASLPMEVDLELLRATLSEYGRV from the coding sequence ATGAAAACCCTAACCGTCAGCCTGGACGAACGCAGCTATCCGATCTATATCGGTTCACGAATCCTGGAATCCGGAGAAATACTCGCTAGGCACCTCAGTTCCAGCCAAGTCATGGTAGTTACCAACGAAACCGTGGCACCTCTCTATCTGGATAAAGTGAAACAATGCTTGCAAGGCAAGCAGTCTGCCGCGGTGATTTTACCGGACGGCGAGTCTTACAAAAGCATGGAATCGGCGATGACCATTTTCGACGGCCTGCTTGCCGGAAAATTCAGCCGAGACGCATGTATCGTCGCTCTGGGGGGCGGAGTGATCGGTGATCTGACGGGTTTCGCCGCCGCATGTTATCAACGGGGCGTACCTTTTATTCAAATTCCGACGACCTTGCTGGCACAGGTGGACTCTTCCGTGGGCGGGAAAACCGCGGTCAATCATCCGCGCGGCAAGAATATGATTGGAGCGTTTTATCAGCCGTTATGTGTTCTGGCCGATACCTCGACGCTGGACACCTTGGCCGACAGGGAACTTAGCGCGGGCTTGGCCGAAGTCATCAAGTATGGACTGATCCGCGATTTTGCATTCTTCGTCTGGCTGGAGGCCAATATCGAGGCGCTGCTGGCTCGCGATGCCGATAGCCTCGCCTACGCCATCGAGAGATCCTGCCTCAATAAAGCGGAGGTTGTGGCCGAAGACGAGCGGGAATCGGGAGTGCGTGCAACGCTGAATTTAGGGCATACTTTCGGCCACGCCATAGAGACCGGCATGGGTTATGGTACGTATTTGCACGGTGAAGCGGTAGCCATCGGAATGTGTCAGGCGGCAGATCTCTCACGCCGGCTCGGCTGGCTGGATGAGGATAGCGTCGAACGTATCGTTTCGCTGCTCAGGCGGGCTAGACTGCCGGTCAAGCCGCCAGTCGATTTGGCGGTTGAGCGCTACCTGGATTTAATGGCGGTTGACAAGAAGAACGTGGCAGGCGAGCTGCGCTTGATTCTGCTGGAAAAAATCGGTCAGGCGAGCTTGCCCATGGAGGTTGATCTCGAATTGCTTCGAGCGACATTGAGTGAGTATGGGCGCGTTTGA
- a CDS encoding ATP-binding protein: MEALARLIARASELLDRLERQIPSAPADPDWAGAIAFRWRGTGHAPSLQHIRNPHRLALADILCVDRQKCELDRNTRQFIRGLPANNALLWGSKGTGKSSLIKALLNEYAADGLRVIEVDRRHLVELPDILDLLYLRPEKFILFSDDLSFEADDAGYKALKSTLEGSFSAPPANVLIYATSNRRHLLPEYHEENLLARQVEGEIHQGEAVEEKISLSERFGLWLSFYPFNQDQFLDIVRYWLDRFQTPLNDWETVRAEALRFALQRGSRSGRVAWQFAKDWSGRTRLGA, translated from the coding sequence ATGGAAGCACTCGCACGATTAATCGCTCGGGCATCCGAACTGCTGGATCGGCTCGAAAGGCAAATACCCTCGGCCCCGGCGGATCCCGACTGGGCCGGCGCCATTGCCTTTCGCTGGCGAGGTACCGGTCATGCGCCCTCTTTGCAGCACATCCGTAACCCGCACCGGCTAGCTTTGGCCGACATCCTGTGCGTCGATCGGCAAAAGTGCGAACTGGACCGCAACACCCGGCAATTCATCCGGGGACTGCCAGCCAACAACGCCTTGCTCTGGGGCTCGAAAGGAACCGGCAAATCCTCTCTCATCAAGGCTCTCCTCAACGAATATGCCGCCGACGGACTGCGGGTCATCGAGGTCGACCGGCGGCATCTGGTCGAATTGCCGGACATCCTGGATCTGCTCTATCTGCGTCCGGAGAAATTCATACTGTTCAGCGACGATCTTTCGTTCGAAGCGGACGACGCCGGCTACAAGGCTTTGAAATCCACGCTGGAGGGCTCCTTCAGCGCGCCGCCGGCAAACGTACTGATCTATGCCACCTCCAACCGGCGCCATCTGTTGCCCGAGTATCACGAGGAAAACCTGCTGGCTCGCCAGGTCGAAGGCGAAATTCATCAGGGCGAAGCGGTGGAGGAAAAGATTTCGCTGTCCGAACGCTTCGGGCTATGGCTGTCTTTTTACCCGTTCAATCAGGACCAATTCCTGGACATTGTCCGTTACTGGCTGGACAGGTTCCAAACACCTTTGAACGACTGGGAAACGGTACGCGCCGAAGCTCTGCGTTTCGCCCTTCAACGCGGCTCCCGCAGCGGCCGTGTCGCCTGGCAGTTCGCAAAGGACTGGAGTGGCCGCACAAGGCTCGGAGCATAA
- a CDS encoding lysylphosphatidylglycerol synthase transmembrane domain-containing protein, with translation MVAKTSDLLKQFSPGRILLPVILGLGIVGYTLYGELVKSELPIGEALNRFAWTSRSVWWIALAFLMMMLRDFGYLWQLRILTDRKLGWRTSLEIVLLWDFFAAVSPSMVGGAAVAVFMLVKEQISIGRSTAIVFTTVFLDQVFYTSLPFFASLFVPQAEIFAPLEYVRSELLGTSMMVGFWIAWGGLVVYLLLLIGALFVAPHWINWWLTRLFMLPMFRFWRARGLHMVNDLLTASRDLRDRKSIFWFQVWMATSLAWIGRYLVVNCVLAAFSPMPMSLIDHLLAIGRQAVLWIIMVLSPTPGSAGVAELGFSWLFGDFVPAGVALGLAVLWRLVSYYPYLIIGVPVMTRWVRRVYGTDVRKPQIGIE, from the coding sequence ATGGTCGCCAAGACATCCGACCTTCTTAAACAGTTCAGCCCGGGGCGAATCCTGTTACCCGTTATTCTGGGATTGGGCATCGTCGGATACACACTGTATGGCGAGCTGGTCAAGAGCGAACTTCCGATTGGGGAGGCGCTGAACCGATTTGCATGGACCTCGCGTTCGGTTTGGTGGATCGCTTTAGCGTTTCTCATGATGATGCTGCGCGATTTCGGCTACCTCTGGCAGTTGCGCATTCTGACCGATCGTAAGCTGGGGTGGCGGACCAGCCTCGAAATCGTTCTCCTTTGGGATTTCTTTGCTGCGGTTTCGCCATCCATGGTCGGCGGAGCCGCCGTGGCGGTTTTTATGCTGGTCAAGGAACAAATCAGCATCGGCCGCAGCACTGCAATCGTATTCACAACGGTTTTTCTCGATCAGGTGTTCTATACGTCGCTTCCCTTTTTTGCGAGCCTTTTCGTTCCTCAAGCCGAGATTTTCGCACCCTTGGAATACGTTCGGTCGGAACTGCTGGGAACCAGCATGATGGTCGGGTTCTGGATCGCCTGGGGCGGACTGGTGGTTTACTTGTTACTGCTGATCGGGGCCTTGTTCGTTGCGCCGCACTGGATCAACTGGTGGCTGACCCGGCTGTTCATGCTGCCAATGTTCCGCTTCTGGCGCGCACGAGGCTTGCACATGGTCAACGACCTGCTAACGGCCTCGCGCGATTTGCGGGACAGGAAATCGATTTTCTGGTTCCAGGTTTGGATGGCGACATCGCTCGCGTGGATAGGGCGGTACCTGGTCGTGAACTGTGTTCTCGCGGCTTTTTCGCCGATGCCGATGAGCTTGATCGATCATCTGCTCGCCATAGGCCGGCAGGCGGTCTTATGGATTATTATGGTACTTTCTCCGACGCCCGGAAGTGCGGGTGTCGCCGAACTCGGCTTCTCCTGGCTTTTCGGGGATTTCGTTCCGGCCGGCGTTGCCCTGGGTCTGGCTGTTCTCTGGCGACTGGTTAGCTACTATCCGTATTTGATCATCGGTGTGCCGGTAATGACGCGCTGGGTCAGGCGGGTGTACGGCACCGATGTCCGGAAGCCGCAAATCGGTATTGAGTGA